In Zingiber officinale cultivar Zhangliang chromosome 3A, Zo_v1.1, whole genome shotgun sequence, the DNA window TTCACAATTGAACTTGTGGTTATGTTTAGTATTACTTGTCTCTATCTAGTGGTAGGTTGTCGGccttatttatcaaaaaaaaaaaattggatatgTAGAAAAGTTATCTTTTTAGACGTAAATATCTTTGCTTGGCCTTACAGGTAAATGCTACGAAGTCCATTGAAGAGGTCTTTGAAGATGTGAAGATCATTTTTGCTCCATTCCACACCAATGTAAGATCACATTGCAAATCTTACATGATCCAGTTTTATCTACAAGCTCACCATATTATTGTAAATTCTTTTGAGCGATCCAGATCATAAATAAACTTATGCAAAAAGGGACTCAATGCCTATAAATTATAGTTTATACTAGACCTTTAGACACCTGAGCACTAGACTATACTGTAGCATTCAGTGTTCTGCGCCCAGTACACAAGACATAAGCTCGATGATACCTTTCATTCCTTAGCATCATGAGCAATGCATATTTTTGAGCACCAGTTTGTATAGAATGCAGGTTGAGAATATGATTAACAAATCTATCTCCTTCTTAGCCACTCGTAGGAGCTTAGAGTACAGGATGAGGAGATGATCATCAATTAGTGTTTTATATTTACACTTATATTTTTTGCTTATACTTTTGCAGATTGAGTAGGCATGCCTCGATGTTAAACAACACTATCTAAAGGTAAATTATTTTTCAGATGTTTCTTTTGTCATTTGGATGTGATATTAAAATCTTGTCTTCATGTGAATTGGTGACGAAAAAATATTCTCTTTCTTAAAACCAATCTGGACTGACCAACCAGCTGGATTAACTAGCCTATCTGACTCAATAGGACCAACTAAACCATCATTCCGGCCAACCCACCCACCTTGCCCGGCCTGACATGACTGGACCTCCTAGCTCGTGGCCTAACTAAACCAAGCAACTGCTCCAATTGAGCAGGCTAATTGGCCAATCCGGCTTAACCAATCTAGTTTGTCCGACCCATACGATTTGACTGACCCAACCAACTGCCTGCCTTGTCTGGATAGATCAGACGAGTCATTGTCCATGATTTTTCATTCAGCATGACCATAGCGGTAAATATCGTACTCTTGAATACTTGGGTGTTTCATCTGTTAAAAGGTTTTGCTTTGAGCTTAAACATCTTTCTATTTTAGTATCTCACATAGAATGCATGTTCTGGAGCAGGTTCTGATGATTTATCTGTTGCGTTCTTGCAGTTATCTCCATCGACTTATTTGCTCCGTATCATCCTTCATAAATATCATGTCGTGTTGTATTAGTAGAGTTATTTCTTCGTCGCTGCAGTATGCTTTTGCAATTGCACAATAATTTTCATATAATCAGTATCACAGCTTGATTGATTCCATGTCTTCTTTTCAACGATAAATCATCACTGTGTTTAGATTTGGTTCTTCAAGAAAAAATCAACAAACTCAATATTCCATGCAGTTGGTAAAGCATGCTCTTGAAAAGATTCAGAGGAAGGGATTTTCCTCTGTATTCTCCGCTATCCCAATCAAACCAACCAAACAAATTGAGCGGATTCAaaactttagttttctttaaaagtgtataaaattttaaaaatgatcgaGCAGAAATCATCTAACAAATGGTTTCAGTATCTCATTTCAACAAAAACCTTTCCGGTAACTTGATCAGATGAAGTGCACAAGTTGTATCAATTTCGCATAAGTAGACTAGGAATACAATAGTTGATACAATCAATTCATGTAGGTTGCTGTTTTTGACGATCTTCTCAAATCGACATCAGAGGAGAATCAACTTCTGGGGTCGTATATCAATAATTTATATACTGCAACACAAGGAGCATTAAAATTCATGTATTCGCCGACCCCAAACAGTCATCAACGACCATAATATAGGCTTTTTGAAGAAAGGTTTCAATTTTGTGAAGCTTGTGCACTTCACTTGCTTATAAATGTAGGTGTAACTGAAACAATTCCTATTAAGAAGAGTGTCACTAATGCTTGGAAATCATACAAGTCGGCCACCGACTTCAGTTCGCCTAGGGCTGTTCCTGCCTGCAAGAATTACAAAAAAGCAATTAGTTTAAGTTCGCGTGACAAAGTACTCAAGAATTAAGAAAGGGCATGGTACCCGGACTGTCACATATGCAGCTGGTATGAGTCCGATCAAAGTAGCCACAAAGAAGATATGGTAAGGCACATCAACTATAGGAGAAGCCATGTTAATGAATGTGTTTGGCAATGTCGGTGTCACCCTCAAGAATAGCATGTAGTTCAATAATTTCTCACGTCTTCGAGCAACCTATCCATGATTAGCTAACCCATTAAAAGGTCGAGGTGCAAAGTAAATGTAAATAAAGCAGAAAAGACCTCCGTAAGATAACTTCGAACAGAAAATTCATATTATCAAACActgaaattatgatttaaaatatGTATAATCATTCTCATCATTAAGCCTGTGTTAGTCTCAACTACTTGAGTTCCACTAGATAATTCatataatcaaaataaaactTGGTAAACAATGTTAATCCTGACTTTTGAGGTCGGCTTTATGACTCATATAATCAGAATAAAACTTGGTAACAATGCCGCAAGCTCATCATTAAGCCCATATTAATCCTAATATTTGAGATCAGCTATATGATTCATGTAATTAAAAGAATTATAAACTATGAGAAACCATAGACTTTCTCCTCAGGTGAACTCTAACTAAGCAACTAGAATGAGTTTCTCTTCCCTTGTTTTAGCCCTATCATGAATTCCTAGCTCAACATGAGACACAGGAAATCAACAATGGTAGCGGTAGTTCCATTGTTAGTaagcaaaagaagaaaaaaagagttGGGTAAGTCCTTGAAGCAAATTGGGTGGTATTTCTCATAGTAAAAGCAAGAAAGTAGTAGTTCCTCCTGCTGACAGAGATTGACAATGAGTGAAAGGCTGACATCATATAACAAAAATAAGGGAACTAAATCACCATTTATTCCCAAAGCTAGATAACATGAAGGATCTTCCGGCGATATAGGTGGAAACTATTATTATCCAATTTACCTGATCCTGGAAGAAGCCCATCTTATCTGGCCACAATGCGGAAACCAATGGCCTTCCTATCATCTTTGACAGGAAATAACAGGAGGATGCACCAGCAGTTGCTGCAAGAACTACCAGTATCACACCTCCAACAACTCCAAATAGGGCTCCAGCAAGAAGTGACAAGAACACTGTTCCTGGGATCATGAAAGTCTGCATGAATATGTACACTGCAAAATAGCATATCAAAACCTGCACCGTGTAGTCACTTGTGTAGCTTTCTAGATGATCTCTGGACAAATTTCAAAAAATAACAATGTTATTCCACAAGTATCTGAGAGATGATGCTTATAACTTAAAGAGTAGCAAGTaagacattgttttttttttcaaggaaATGCAATATTAAAAAGAAGAAACACTCCTCAGATTAAAACAAATGATAAAACTATCCAAAAGACAATATTGCGATCACCATTAGCCCCCTAAAATGCCAGCAACCACAATTACTGAAATAAAATAAATCAGCATTTTATGAAATGATATCAGGAACAGGAAAATTGTAGTGTTATGCTTAACTTTCTGTAACCGACTTGGAGAATGTTAAGAAACCAGCCTAAGTCAATAACAAGCATCTTAAAGCATTTTTCTGTAACAAATGAAACAAAAATGTCTAAACGCCTAAGAAATGGTGTTTGATTCATTTGAACAACCGCAGAAGTTGAGAAATTCCATGTGGAAATGTAGGCGAGAAACctcaaaagtaaattaaattcACAAGTAAGCAAAGATTGATGCTatgtaattaacttaaaaaaagaaCCGTCGCCTAATttctttttcagaaaaaaaaaacacacagaaGAAACCATTTCTCAAACATTCACATGCCTTGTAAAGAGAATGGTACTCACCTGATGAAGACGGGATTCAAACACAAGACATTAACAATAACTCGAAAGACTTTACAAAACATTCAACAACATTTTTCCAAATGCATTGTATACAAACAGCTATGCTGTTCCTTCACCAAAATTATAATGTATTTCTGAAATTGAATTGCAAAAATGCACATAGTTCATCAAACAGGTCAGATTTCATTTATAAGTGGAAATTACCATTTGTAGCAGAACAAATGCAAGTTTCACTTCCAAATTGCTATCGTCAAAAAAATGACATAGCATGCaacatgtatgcaatgctatattcTGAAAACACTAAGATTTCCTCAATCACTTTTAACTACGTTAGCCAGTATTTCCTTTATTTTCATTCTTCCTCTCACACATTTAATTCTAATCGATTCAACATGACTGAATATGAAATTCATTACCAACTATGATGATCAtagtattttaatatattttctctCATCTAATCAATGATTGGGTACACTCAACTTGTCCTCTTGGAGAATAGTATTTTTTTCATTTCATCTTTAAGTAGCCCTTGCATATCTATCTTAGTATTTCCATCCCTACTTCATTAATATTTTCTGTGTTATTTTCCAGCTTGCATATCTATCCCTACTTCATTAACATTTCTATTCTCTTTTGCCAACGAAGTCCACATAATAATATTACCACGTTTTTGTTTCAGTCTTCTTCTATTATTTGCATTCTATCTATGAAATGTCTTCCATTATAGTCTATAGAGGACTGTGTTGGGTATTCACAGACGTCATAAAGTGTCTAAACCCTACCAGTACGGATATCATATTTGCCGTGTCATAATCTAGGAACATATACGATTCAATAAAAATTTACTATTGACCTTCTCTTTTCAAAAAATTGTTAAAAATTATGGACACTGTTCCATTCCCTTCCCAAAGGAGTAATTAGTGCTAAATGACCCAACCAGAAGCAAAACGACGAGCCAAATCTCGAATCGCCAAGCCGGTTGAAGACGTGAAAAAAAAAGATGCTAACTTTTTGAGCCAAAGATATGGACCATGGATCTCGTCGAAGATGTTcgtagaagaaaataaaaaaaaatcagaagctAAACCTTAAGATCTGGAGGTCCTCGAGGGTGCGAGGCAACTTTAGGAAGCTGTAATCGGAGACCGGCATCGAGAGGTATAGCGCCGCGAGCCCTACGGCGAAGCTCGCAACCACCGCCGCAGCAACCGCCGCAGCTTCCCACCGCGACAACGGGAGCCTCCGCTCTCCGCCCATCTCCCTTCCTCTACCGCCCAGAACGGGCCGAAGCTTCCGCCTTTCAATTCTCGCCCTTCCTTCCCAGAGTCGCTCGTTCCCGgtagagagggagagggagagagagaaagggaagaataGCGAAGAGcttcaagaaaaataggatgttCCGCAGGAGCAAAGGAGCCGGAGGCGAATATTCTCCGTCACGTGTCATTGGGTCCGCCGTAACGTGCTTAAATAATTGCTTCACGTGACCGTTACATAGGAACCTCTGAAGAGTCGCCTGTCTTAGAATAGTCACAGAACACAAAAAGGTTACTTCTCATTGGTCCACCTCATGGGGACATTATTTTCCAGCCTAACAACTGAGACTTATTTTATGTACGGTGGTACAGATAAAACGCAGAAAAAAATATTGTTGTTTGTCTTATGCTATCACGTCTGAGACAGAACCGTAGTTCGCGGCGTATAGAAGGGGcagtttattttaataatatgtatttttttccttttggATTAtgccttttaaatttattattattattataaaataccATTTATTCCagactaaaaatattttaataacataataaatatatttgatagtatttgatattaattaaattttaaaagcatTTAAAATGGGATACAAATCAAAAGGGAGTCACAATCGTCAAATGAATGCTCTTTTCATTTCAAAGTCAAATGGACGATTTAAAGTAGGGATGACGAATTCGGTTCGACATCCTATCAAATAGATAGTGATACGGAATAAATTTTTATATCTAATTAATAGTAAATAGCTATTTGATAATCTTATccatacttttatatatatatatatatatatatatatatatatatatatatatatatatatatatatataaggctcATAAAATTTCAATCGGCTTTCCgtctcagaaaaaaaaaataatttgtcttTTTATTCAGTCATCAATATGTATCGCATCTTCTTTTTCATGAGAA includes these proteins:
- the LOC122053181 gene encoding uncharacterized membrane protein At4g09580-like, with the protein product MGGERRLPLSRWEAAAVAAAVVASFAVGLAALYLSMPVSDYSFLKLPRTLEDLQILRDHLESYTSDYTVQVLICYFAVYIFMQTFMIPGTVFLSLLAGALFGVVGGVILVVLAATAGASSCYFLSKMIGRPLVSALWPDKMGFFQDQVARRREKLLNYMLFLRVTPTLPNTFINMASPIVDVPYHIFFVATLIGLIPAAYVTVRAGTALGELKSVADLYDFQALVTLFLIGIVSVTPTFISK